One Sphingomonas sp. FARSPH DNA segment encodes these proteins:
- a CDS encoding protein-disulfide reductase DsbD family protein codes for MRALYGAVMTLIALAMLGLVPNAARADSLPPAGGAPHLPMTLVADTNAPRAGQTMTLALDTRPEKGWHGYWRNPGDAGFAPSFDWTLPKGVTIDGAQWPVPETLVVAGLMNFVYATPYAPLFTVHVPAGLAVGTPLPIRVHVNYLVCTDTICVPEQQDVATSLKIGDGAPADGAAFDRWRAAIPKPLDAAATYQVDGGTVRIGIPLPATAKVEDAYFFAGTPGSLKYAAPQSVARDGDRLVIATQGTPTGRIEGVLRIGKGLGLSIRAAPGVVPAATGDGGGGDGAAWGAVLVAFAGALLGGLILNVMPCVFPILSLKALHLAKGGADERTARVDALGYTIGAVLTCVALGGAILALRAGGSAIGWAFQLQDPRVIVLLVALTLAIGLNLLGRFEVPTPQFATHGGAMGSIATGALAAFVATPCTGPFMGAALGAALVLPWPAALAVFGGLGLGLALPFLAIGFVPALRRMLPRPGMWMERMRRILAVPMLLTTAALLWLVWRQAGLAGLAAGLAAALLVTAVIVAGGRRQRRGQSFGAPLGLAAVALPALAAVALTGVGSVHAAARADAFSEAKLAELRRQGRPVFAYFTADWCLTCKVNERAAIDTDTARAGFARHKVAVLVGDWTDGDPVLGRFIQAHNRAGVPLYLYYAPGAAGPRVLPQVLTPGMLAELQ; via the coding sequence ATGCGCGCGCTGTATGGCGCGGTGATGACGTTAATCGCGCTGGCGATGTTGGGGCTTGTTCCCAACGCGGCGCGTGCCGACAGCCTGCCGCCGGCCGGCGGCGCGCCGCATCTGCCGATGACGCTCGTCGCGGACACGAATGCGCCGCGCGCCGGCCAGACGATGACGCTGGCGCTCGACACGCGACCCGAAAAGGGCTGGCACGGCTATTGGCGCAATCCGGGCGATGCGGGCTTCGCGCCGTCGTTCGACTGGACCCTGCCAAAGGGCGTCACGATCGACGGCGCGCAATGGCCGGTGCCCGAGACATTGGTCGTCGCCGGCCTGATGAACTTCGTCTATGCCACCCCCTATGCCCCCCTGTTCACGGTGCACGTCCCGGCAGGGCTGGCGGTGGGAACGCCGCTGCCGATCCGGGTCCACGTCAATTACCTCGTCTGCACCGACACGATCTGCGTGCCCGAGCAACAGGATGTCGCGACCAGCCTGAAGATCGGCGACGGCGCGCCAGCGGACGGCGCGGCGTTCGACCGCTGGCGCGCGGCGATCCCCAAGCCGCTCGACGCGGCGGCGACGTACCAGGTCGATGGCGGCACGGTGCGCATCGGCATTCCGTTGCCGGCAACCGCGAAGGTGGAGGACGCCTATTTCTTCGCCGGCACCCCGGGCAGCCTGAAATATGCCGCGCCGCAGAGCGTGGCGCGCGACGGCGACCGGCTGGTGATCGCGACGCAAGGGACGCCGACCGGGCGAATCGAGGGCGTGCTGCGGATCGGCAAGGGGCTGGGCCTTTCCATCCGCGCCGCGCCGGGCGTCGTCCCCGCGGCGACGGGTGACGGCGGCGGCGGTGATGGCGCGGCGTGGGGCGCGGTGCTGGTCGCCTTTGCCGGCGCCTTGCTCGGCGGCCTGATCCTCAACGTCATGCCGTGCGTGTTCCCTATCCTGAGCCTCAAGGCACTGCACCTGGCGAAGGGCGGCGCGGACGAGCGGACGGCGCGGGTCGACGCGCTCGGCTATACGATCGGCGCGGTGCTGACCTGCGTCGCGCTGGGCGGCGCGATCCTCGCGCTGCGCGCCGGCGGATCGGCGATCGGCTGGGCATTCCAGTTGCAGGACCCGCGCGTCATCGTGCTGCTCGTCGCGCTGACGTTGGCGATCGGCCTCAACCTGCTCGGCCGGTTCGAGGTGCCGACGCCGCAATTTGCGACGCATGGCGGCGCGATGGGGTCGATCGCGACGGGCGCGCTCGCCGCCTTTGTCGCGACGCCGTGCACGGGTCCGTTCATGGGCGCGGCGCTGGGCGCGGCGCTGGTGCTGCCGTGGCCGGCGGCGCTGGCGGTGTTCGGCGGCCTCGGCCTCGGCCTCGCGCTGCCGTTCCTCGCGATCGGCTTCGTCCCCGCGCTGCGCCGGATGCTGCCGCGGCCGGGGATGTGGATGGAGCGGATGCGCCGCATCCTCGCGGTGCCGATGCTGCTGACGACAGCGGCGTTGCTGTGGCTGGTGTGGCGGCAGGCGGGGCTGGCCGGCCTCGCCGCGGGCCTCGCCGCGGCGCTGCTGGTGACCGCGGTGATCGTCGCCGGCGGGCGGCGGCAGCGGCGCGGGCAAAGCTTCGGTGCGCCGCTGGGGCTGGCGGCGGTCGCGTTGCCGGCGCTCGCCGCGGTGGCGCTGACCGGGGTCGGCAGCGTGCATGCCGCGGCGCGCGCGGATGCGTTCAGCGAGGCGAAGCTCGCCGAGCTGCGGCGACAGGGGCGGCCCGTCTTCGCCTATTTCACCGCGGACTGGTGCCTGACGTGCAAGGTCAACGAACGCGCAGCGATCGACACCGATACGGCGCGCGCCGGTTTCGCCCGGCACAAGGTGGCGGTGCTGGTCGGCGACTGGACCGATGGCGATCCGGTGCTCGGCCGGTTCATCCAGGCGCACAATCGCGCGGGCGTGCCGCTCTACCTCTATTACGCGCCAGGCGCGGCGGGCCCGCGCGTGTTGCCGCAGGTGCTGACGCCGGGGATGCTCGCCGAACTGCAGTGA
- a CDS encoding alkaline phosphatase family protein, with translation MKALFAAVLLPSAAALAAVPAPASAAAQQGSPPTTDVAPPPPAAAPTPETPLFPRTPPKLIVAISVDQFSADLFQQYRNHFTGGFARLLTGAVFPSGYQSHAATETCPGHSTILTGMRPAHTGIVANNWIDQAAPRADKTVYCAEDESVPGMTHDTYTVSDKHLKVPTLGEMMKAADPRTRVVSVAGKDRAAVMMGGHKVDELWWWDGKSYTSYAGRAVPRAVQRGRDAVAALIAKPQAPLPLPGFCKPLDRPITVAGRAYGQGRFERAAGDLKAFRASPASDAAVFAIAAGLIQDMGLGKGPETDIIDIGASATDYIGHSLGTQGTEMCIQMDQLDRTIGSFLDTLDSFGVDYEVMLTADHGAHDMTERQQQRAMPMEQHVSADASIKAVAAGIARDLGLKGPMLLGAEGDVYIDRDLPPAVRARVLKEAQRRFAALPQVAAALTRDQIAATPFATTPPESWTLTERARASFDPAVSGDLLVLLKPRVTTIEAPAPGYVETHGSPWDYDRRVPILFWRRGMTGFEQPLSVETVDIAPTLAATIALPVHGLDGRCLDLDPGATSTCPN, from the coding sequence ATGAAGGCCCTGTTCGCCGCCGTCCTGTTGCCGAGCGCCGCCGCGCTCGCCGCCGTCCCCGCCCCCGCCTCCGCCGCCGCGCAGCAGGGCTCGCCGCCGACGACCGACGTCGCCCCGCCCCCTCCCGCCGCCGCGCCGACTCCGGAAACGCCGCTGTTCCCGCGCACGCCGCCGAAACTGATCGTCGCGATCTCGGTCGACCAATTCTCCGCCGACCTGTTCCAGCAATATCGCAACCATTTTACCGGCGGCTTTGCGCGGCTGCTGACCGGTGCGGTCTTCCCGTCGGGCTATCAGAGCCATGCCGCGACGGAAACCTGCCCGGGCCATTCGACGATCCTCACCGGCATGCGCCCCGCGCACACCGGCATCGTCGCCAACAACTGGATCGACCAGGCCGCGCCCCGCGCCGACAAGACCGTCTATTGCGCGGAGGACGAAAGCGTCCCCGGCATGACTCACGACACCTACACCGTCTCGGACAAGCATCTGAAGGTGCCGACTTTGGGCGAGATGATGAAGGCCGCCGACCCGCGTACCCGCGTCGTCTCGGTCGCGGGCAAGGATCGCGCCGCGGTGATGATGGGCGGCCACAAGGTCGACGAATTGTGGTGGTGGGACGGCAAGAGCTACACCAGCTACGCCGGCCGTGCCGTGCCGCGCGCGGTGCAGCGTGGGCGCGACGCGGTCGCCGCACTGATCGCCAAGCCACAGGCGCCGTTGCCGCTGCCCGGCTTTTGCAAGCCGCTCGACCGGCCGATCACCGTCGCGGGCCGCGCCTATGGCCAGGGCCGTTTCGAGCGTGCCGCGGGCGATCTCAAGGCCTTCCGCGCCTCGCCCGCCAGCGACGCGGCGGTCTTCGCCATCGCCGCCGGGCTGATCCAGGACATGGGGCTGGGCAAGGGGCCTGAGACCGACATCATCGACATCGGCGCATCGGCGACCGACTATATCGGCCACTCGCTGGGCACGCAGGGCACCGAAATGTGCATCCAGATGGACCAGCTCGACCGGACGATCGGCAGCTTCCTCGACACGCTCGACAGTTTCGGCGTGGATTACGAGGTGATGCTGACCGCGGACCACGGCGCGCACGACATGACCGAACGCCAGCAGCAGCGCGCGATGCCGATGGAACAGCATGTCTCCGCCGACGCCTCGATCAAGGCGGTCGCCGCCGGAATCGCGCGCGATCTCGGGCTGAAGGGGCCGATGCTTCTGGGCGCGGAAGGCGACGTCTACATCGATCGCGATCTGCCCCCCGCGGTGCGTGCGCGCGTGCTGAAGGAAGCGCAGCGCCGCTTCGCCGCCCTGCCGCAGGTCGCCGCCGCGCTGACCCGGGACCAGATCGCCGCGACGCCGTTCGCCACCACCCCGCCCGAAAGCTGGACGCTCACGGAGCGCGCGCGCGCCTCGTTCGATCCGGCGGTGTCGGGCGATCTGCTCGTCCTGCTGAAGCCGCGCGTCACGACGATCGAGGCACCGGCGCCCGGCTATGTCGAAACGCATGGCAGCCCGTGGGATTACGACCGGCGCGTGCCGATCCTGTTCTGGCGGCGCGGCATGACCGGCTTCGAACAGCCGCTGTCGGTCGAAACGGTCGACATCGCGCCGACGCTGGCGGCGACGATCGCGTTGCCGGTGCATGGCCTCGACGGCCGCTGCCTCGATCTCGACCCCGGTGCGACCTCGACCTGCCCGAACTGA
- a CDS encoding amidohydrolase: MAKSQARFRIAAAILATLSVPTVAGADALIDNVSGVTLDANKRVVRFRAMVIDAQGRVVRLIPVGEKTPEPTRKNPGPRYDWRADLKGRTLVPGMIDAHGHIMELGFRALELDLSDTKSLAEAQAKIAAYIKANPDRRWIVGGGWNQEVWGLGRFPTAAELDAVTGDLPVWLARADGHAAWANSAAMKAAGVTAATPTPAGGRIEKVGGRPSGVFVDAAMDLVRKVVPQPLGKDRNAAFIRAQDILLSNGVTAAADMGTSLDDWLTYRRIGDRGDLRVRIMSYGMGVDTAVQIGGTGPSPWLYDGRLRLVGVKLYADGALGSRGAWLKAPYADAPGQSGAGFMSDTLIRNLMSRAAMDNYQVAVHAIGDRANAQVLGAIEELSDTYKGDRRWRIEHAQIVDPVDLPRFGRHGIIASMQPVHETSDRVMAEARLGPQRLGGAYAWASMLRNGAGLAFGSDYPVEAPDPWAGWAAAITRQGPDGQPFGGWQPQEAVTREQAWWAYTGGAAYAGFAEKDFGSLQPGQKADFVVVDRDPMNASPTELRGTKVLETWIGAQKVWERK, from the coding sequence ATGGCCAAGTCCCAAGCGCGCTTTCGCATTGCCGCCGCGATCCTCGCGACCCTGTCGGTGCCCACCGTCGCGGGCGCCGATGCGTTGATCGACAACGTCAGCGGCGTCACGCTGGATGCGAACAAGCGCGTCGTGCGCTTTCGCGCGATGGTGATCGATGCGCAGGGACGCGTCGTGCGCCTGATCCCGGTCGGCGAGAAGACGCCCGAGCCGACGCGCAAGAACCCGGGCCCGCGCTACGACTGGCGCGCCGACCTGAAGGGCCGCACGCTCGTGCCCGGCATGATCGATGCGCACGGCCACATCATGGAGCTGGGCTTCCGCGCGCTCGAACTCGACCTGTCCGACACGAAGAGCCTGGCCGAGGCGCAGGCGAAGATCGCCGCCTATATCAAGGCCAATCCCGACCGGCGCTGGATCGTCGGCGGGGGTTGGAACCAGGAGGTCTGGGGCCTTGGCCGCTTCCCGACCGCGGCGGAGCTGGATGCGGTGACGGGCGACCTCCCTGTCTGGCTGGCGCGTGCCGACGGCCATGCCGCCTGGGCGAACAGCGCGGCGATGAAGGCGGCGGGCGTCACCGCCGCGACGCCGACCCCCGCGGGCGGGCGGATCGAAAAGGTCGGCGGGCGTCCGTCGGGCGTCTTCGTCGATGCGGCGATGGACCTGGTGCGCAAGGTGGTGCCGCAGCCGCTGGGCAAGGATCGCAACGCCGCCTTCATCCGCGCGCAGGACATCCTGTTGTCGAACGGCGTCACCGCGGCCGCGGACATGGGCACCAGCCTCGACGACTGGCTGACCTATCGCCGGATCGGCGACCGCGGCGACCTGCGCGTGCGCATCATGAGCTATGGCATGGGCGTCGATACCGCGGTGCAGATCGGCGGCACCGGCCCCAGTCCGTGGCTGTACGACGGGCGGCTGCGGCTGGTCGGCGTCAAGCTCTATGCCGATGGCGCGCTGGGGTCGCGTGGCGCATGGCTGAAGGCGCCATACGCCGATGCACCGGGCCAGTCGGGGGCGGGCTTCATGTCCGACACGCTGATCCGCAACCTGATGAGCCGCGCGGCGATGGACAATTACCAGGTCGCCGTCCACGCGATCGGCGACCGGGCGAACGCACAGGTGCTCGGCGCGATCGAGGAACTGTCGGACACGTACAAGGGCGACCGGCGCTGGCGGATCGAGCATGCGCAGATCGTCGACCCCGTCGACCTGCCGCGCTTCGGCCGGCACGGCATCATCGCCTCGATGCAGCCGGTGCACGAGACGAGCGACCGGGTGATGGCGGAGGCACGGCTGGGGCCGCAGCGGCTGGGGGGCGCCTATGCCTGGGCATCGATGCTGCGGAACGGCGCGGGCCTCGCCTTCGGCTCCGACTATCCGGTCGAGGCGCCCGATCCCTGGGCCGGCTGGGCCGCGGCGATCACGCGGCAGGGCCCCGACGGCCAGCCGTTCGGCGGGTGGCAGCCGCAGGAAGCGGTGACACGCGAACAGGCGTGGTGGGCCTATACCGGCGGGGCGGCCTATGCCGGGTTCGCGGAAAAGGATTTCGGATCGTTGCAGCCGGGCCAGAAGGCCGACTTCGTCGTCGTCGACCGCGATCCGATGAACGCGAGCCCGACGGAGTTGCGGGGGACGAAGGTGCTGGAGACGTGGATCGGCGCGCAGAAGGTCTGGGAGCGGAAATAG
- a CDS encoding arginyltransferase, translating to MTAPFRFPRFFVTSPAPCPYLPGRQERKVFTELTGPHAAELNDALGRIGFRRSQGVAYRPSCASCAACLSVRVVTQDFEPNATQRKLLKRHGDIAVTACRPWATDEQFQLLRRYLSARHPGGGMAGMDEDDYADMVEHSPVNSLVIEYRLPAMDGGRGRLVGACLTDQQADGLSMIYSFFDAGEDAPAGLGNFIIMDHILRARDAGLPYVYLGYWVKGSQRMAYKTRYRPIEVLGPTGWRRMEDEDEADVAAA from the coding sequence GTGACAGCGCCATTCCGTTTTCCGCGCTTCTTCGTCACCAGCCCTGCGCCCTGCCCCTATCTGCCCGGGCGGCAGGAGCGGAAGGTGTTCACCGAGCTGACCGGCCCCCATGCCGCGGAGCTGAACGACGCGCTCGGCCGCATCGGCTTCCGCCGGTCGCAGGGCGTCGCCTATCGCCCCTCTTGCGCCAGTTGCGCCGCGTGTCTGTCGGTGCGCGTCGTCACGCAGGATTTCGAGCCCAATGCGACGCAGCGCAAGCTGCTCAAACGGCACGGCGACATCGCGGTCACCGCATGCCGCCCCTGGGCGACCGACGAGCAGTTCCAGCTGCTGCGCCGCTATCTGTCGGCGCGCCACCCCGGCGGCGGCATGGCGGGGATGGACGAGGACGATTACGCCGACATGGTCGAGCATTCGCCCGTCAATTCGCTCGTCATCGAATATCGCCTGCCCGCGATGGACGGCGGGCGCGGGCGACTGGTCGGCGCCTGCCTGACCGACCAGCAGGCGGACGGCCTGTCGATGATCTACAGCTTCTTCGACGCCGGCGAGGATGCGCCCGCGGGCCTCGGCAATTTCATCATCATGGACCACATCCTGCGCGCACGCGATGCGGGCCTGCCCTACGTCTACCTCGGCTATTGGGTGAAGGGGTCGCAGCGGATGGCGTACAAGACGCGCTATCGCCCGATCGAAGTGCTGGGCCCGACCGGTTGGCGCCGGATGGAGGATGAAGACGAGGCCGACGTCGCCGCCGCCTGA
- a CDS encoding threonine ammonia-lyase, with product MATVSVEPFAPPVSIEDVHTAHARIRDAIVRTPTLISRTLSQMTGAQVYLKFENLQFTAAYKERGALNTLLQLSDAARAKGVIAASAGNHAQGVAYHANRLGIPATIVMPRTTPTVKVVQTEGHGATVVLEGDTFDAAYAHARVLEGERGYTFVHPFDDPRVIAGQGTVALEMFEDVPQLDTLIVPIGGGGLISGMATVARGRDHDVEVVGVQAELFPSMYNRIRGTHLPCAGDTLAEGIAVKEPGGITSAMVAALVDDIVLVGERNLEEAVSLLLQIEKTVVEGAGAAGLAALLAYPERFAGKCVGVVLCGGNIDTRLLANVLLRDLARSGRLARLRIRLQDQPGALYHVARIFDQQRVNIIEVYHQRIFTSLPAKGLITDIECEARDRDHLNRLIAALREGGYETSLVEQA from the coding sequence ATGGCCACCGTCAGCGTCGAACCCTTCGCCCCGCCCGTTTCCATCGAGGACGTCCACACCGCGCATGCGCGCATTCGCGATGCGATCGTGCGCACGCCGACGCTGATCAGCCGCACGCTGTCGCAGATGACCGGCGCGCAGGTCTATCTGAAGTTCGAGAACCTGCAGTTCACCGCCGCCTACAAGGAGCGCGGCGCCCTGAACACCTTGCTGCAACTGTCCGATGCCGCGCGCGCGAAGGGCGTCATAGCCGCCTCCGCCGGCAATCACGCGCAGGGCGTCGCCTATCACGCCAACCGGCTGGGCATCCCCGCGACGATCGTCATGCCGCGCACCACGCCGACGGTGAAGGTCGTGCAGACCGAAGGGCACGGCGCGACCGTCGTGCTGGAAGGCGACACGTTCGACGCGGCCTATGCCCATGCGCGCGTGCTGGAGGGCGAGCGCGGCTACACCTTCGTCCACCCGTTCGACGACCCGCGCGTTATCGCCGGCCAGGGCACCGTCGCGCTCGAGATGTTCGAGGACGTGCCGCAACTCGACACGCTGATCGTGCCGATCGGCGGCGGCGGCCTCATCTCCGGCATGGCGACCGTCGCGCGCGGGCGCGACCACGATGTCGAGGTGGTGGGCGTGCAGGCGGAGCTGTTCCCGTCGATGTACAACCGTATCCGCGGCACACACCTGCCCTGCGCCGGCGACACGCTGGCGGAAGGCATCGCGGTCAAGGAGCCGGGCGGCATCACCTCGGCGATGGTCGCCGCACTGGTCGACGACATCGTCCTCGTCGGCGAACGCAATCTGGAAGAGGCGGTCAGCCTGCTGCTCCAGATCGAGAAGACGGTGGTCGAGGGCGCGGGCGCCGCGGGTCTCGCCGCGCTGCTCGCCTATCCGGAACGGTTCGCGGGCAAATGCGTCGGCGTCGTGCTGTGCGGCGGCAACATCGACACGCGCCTGCTCGCCAACGTCCTTTTGCGCGACCTCGCCCGCTCCGGCCGGCTGGCGCGATTGCGCATCCGTCTACAGGACCAGCCCGGCGCGCTCTACCACGTCGCGCGCATTTTCGATCAGCAGCGCGTCAATATCATCGAAGTCTATCACCAGCGCATCTTCACCTCCTTGCCGGCGAAGGGCCTGATTACCGACATCGAGTGCGAGGCGCGCGATCGCGATCACCTCAACCGGCTGATCGCCGCGCTGCGCGAGGGCGGCTACGAAACCAGCCTGGTCGAACAGGCCTGA
- a CDS encoding DUF4163 domain-containing protein, producing MPILLPLIVAAAAPAPAAQAGDLDFAYSYPANAGRIAPLKAWLDADRAALRTRYARMAARAKADARTSGFPYRRYQVSKTWKVVTDTPRLLSLSVDTYVFTGGAHGNPATGSLVWDKAARRRLRPLDLFISPAAADVAIRAPYCAALNHEQAKRRGAPVAVKADDPFSQCPPLKDLVLLLGSTDRQRIDRVGLVADPYVAGPYAEGRYDITLPVTARLLAAVRPAWRTAFAAR from the coding sequence ATGCCGATCCTGCTGCCCCTGATCGTCGCCGCCGCCGCGCCTGCCCCGGCGGCGCAGGCGGGCGATCTCGATTTCGCCTATTCCTATCCCGCGAACGCCGGGCGGATCGCGCCACTGAAGGCGTGGTTGGACGCCGATCGGGCGGCCTTGCGCACCCGCTACGCCCGCATGGCGGCCCGCGCGAAGGCCGATGCGCGCACGTCCGGTTTCCCCTATCGCCGCTATCAGGTCAGCAAGACGTGGAAGGTGGTGACGGATACCCCGCGCCTGCTCAGCCTGTCGGTCGACACTTACGTTTTCACCGGCGGCGCACACGGCAACCCGGCGACGGGGTCCTTGGTGTGGGACAAGGCGGCGCGGCGACGGTTGCGCCCCCTCGACCTGTTCATCTCCCCCGCCGCGGCCGATGTCGCGATCCGCGCGCCGTATTGCGCGGCGCTCAATCACGAACAGGCGAAGCGGCGCGGCGCCCCGGTCGCGGTGAAGGCGGACGATCCCTTCTCACAATGTCCGCCGCTGAAGGACCTCGTGCTGCTGCTCGGCTCCACCGACCGGCAACGGATCGACCGCGTCGGGCTGGTCGCCGATCCGTATGTCGCGGGGCCTTATGCGGAAGGACGCTACGACATCACGCTGCCGGTGACGGCGCGCCTGCTGGCGGCCGTCCGCCCCGCCTGGCGCACCGCCTTCGCCGCGCGATGA
- a CDS encoding cell wall hydrolase, with protein MGRLRISILGQLLLGLTLLAASSCVPPKAPRVRTSQAVPPASPRQLLRDLALNVPAPGDLPRALGLEPQDDAAPAFVQAAPGFLAGARSDEDARRAAECLTAAVYYEARSEPIDGQRAVAQVVLNRVRDRAFPHSVCGVVYQGAERRTGCQFSFTCDGSMAYRRDPAAWARAAAVAAAALAGNVYAPVGSATFYHANYVMPWWAGSLTRIGSVGAHIFYRWRGAMERALSFRAEYAGVEPGMPAPRLGLAAGTTTAAFYRDASDDIGVTVHRGRTTAPTVASAAATSASAPALRPKMLTSGGVRVHFGRIAPAREVTADGVVIEAESDPI; from the coding sequence GTGGGGCGCCTTCGCATCTCGATCCTCGGCCAGCTGCTGCTGGGCCTGACATTGCTTGCCGCCTCATCGTGCGTGCCGCCCAAGGCGCCCCGCGTGCGCACGTCGCAGGCGGTGCCGCCCGCCAGCCCGCGCCAGTTGCTCCGCGACCTCGCGCTCAATGTTCCCGCGCCCGGCGACCTGCCGCGCGCATTGGGGCTGGAGCCGCAGGACGATGCCGCGCCCGCCTTCGTCCAGGCCGCGCCGGGCTTCCTCGCCGGCGCGCGCAGCGACGAGGATGCACGCCGCGCCGCCGAATGCCTGACCGCCGCCGTCTATTATGAGGCGCGTTCGGAGCCCATCGACGGCCAGCGCGCGGTGGCGCAGGTCGTGCTCAACCGCGTGCGCGACCGCGCCTTCCCGCACAGCGTGTGCGGCGTCGTCTATCAGGGGGCGGAGCGGCGCACCGGCTGCCAATTCTCCTTCACCTGCGACGGATCGATGGCCTATCGCCGCGATCCCGCCGCCTGGGCACGCGCCGCCGCGGTCGCCGCCGCGGCACTCGCCGGCAATGTCTATGCGCCGGTCGGGTCGGCGACCTTCTATCACGCCAATTATGTCATGCCGTGGTGGGCAGGCAGCCTGACGCGGATCGGATCGGTCGGCGCGCACATCTTCTATCGCTGGCGCGGCGCAATGGAACGCGCGCTGAGCTTTCGCGCGGAGTATGCCGGGGTTGAGCCGGGGATGCCTGCGCCGCGGCTCGGCCTAGCCGCGGGGACGACGACCGCCGCTTTCTATCGCGACGCGAGCGATGACATCGGCGTTACCGTCCACCGCGGCCGCACGACCGCGCCGACCGTCGCGAGCGCCGCGGCCACCAGCGCGTCGGCGCCCGCGTTGCGGCCGAAGATGCTGACCAGCGGCGGCGTGCGCGTGCATTTCGGGCGGATCGCCCCGGCGCGCGAGGTGACGGCGGACGGCGTGGTGATCGAGGCGGAGAGCGACCCGATCTAG
- a CDS encoding right-handed parallel beta-helix repeat-containing protein: MRAAVPLLIALAVPAPGPAIAAEPSAPFTIAETGQGFGDLQEAVSSIRMGTGTILIKPGVYRQCAVQQGGRITFKAVQPGTAIFEKEACEDKAALVLRGQGSTVDGLVFRGYSVSDGNGAGIRTEMGDLTVTNSMFLDSQEGILGGEPTNQRIVIDHSTFSGLGQCDQTVNCSHAIYLANRGSVTVTHSRFEKGTGGHYVKLRVPRATITDNSFDDTGGRKTNYMIDLSEGGTGAIERNVFVQGKGKENGSALIVIAAEAKTFSATGLVIADNDARMAPGAPGNPAFVADFTHQRLAIGANRLGAGIRPFETR; the protein is encoded by the coding sequence ATGCGCGCCGCCGTCCCGTTGCTGATCGCCCTCGCTGTTCCCGCCCCCGGTCCTGCTATCGCAGCCGAACCGAGTGCGCCCTTTACCATCGCGGAGACGGGGCAGGGGTTCGGCGACCTGCAGGAGGCGGTGTCGTCGATCCGCATGGGGACGGGCACGATCCTGATCAAACCGGGCGTCTATCGCCAGTGTGCGGTGCAGCAGGGTGGGCGCATCACCTTCAAGGCGGTGCAGCCGGGCACCGCGATCTTCGAGAAGGAAGCGTGCGAGGACAAGGCGGCGCTGGTGCTGCGTGGGCAGGGATCGACCGTCGATGGCCTGGTCTTTCGCGGCTACAGCGTGTCCGACGGCAACGGTGCGGGCATCCGCACCGAGATGGGCGACCTCACCGTCACCAATTCGATGTTCCTCGACAGCCAGGAAGGCATATTGGGCGGCGAGCCGACCAACCAGCGCATCGTCATCGACCATTCGACCTTCTCGGGCCTCGGCCAGTGCGACCAGACGGTCAATTGCTCGCACGCCATCTATCTCGCCAATCGCGGCAGCGTGACGGTGACGCATTCGCGGTTCGAGAAGGGCACCGGTGGCCATTACGTCAAGCTGCGCGTGCCGCGCGCGACGATCACCGACAACAGCTTCGACGACACGGGCGGGCGAAAGACCAATTACATGATCGACCTGTCCGAAGGCGGCACGGGCGCGATCGAGCGCAACGTCTTCGTGCAGGGGAAGGGCAAGGAGAATGGCTCCGCGCTGATCGTCATCGCGGCGGAGGCGAAGACGTTTAGCGCGACCGGCCTCGTCATCGCGGACAATGATGCGCGGATGGCGCCCGGCGCGCCGGGCAATCCGGCGTTCGTCGCGGATTTCACGCACCAGCGGTTGGCGATCGGCGCGAACCGGCTGGGGGCGGGGATCCGGCCGTTCGAGACGCGGTGA